A region from the Lolium perenne isolate Kyuss_39 chromosome 4, Kyuss_2.0, whole genome shotgun sequence genome encodes:
- the LOC127294291 gene encoding 5'-3' exoribonuclease 3 isoform X2 — MGIPSFFSWLVCKYPNIVSSAYESDDDDDEEEGDDTAKEENNSADKEDEHDGKEEDGEKSSATGSSEERIIFDNLYLDMNDIIHTCSSPKNRKVILSDANVPGEGEDKIMSFIRAQQSMESYDPNTRHCIYGHDADLIMLALASHEVHISILRKKPHSTGASPKGRPPNEPHQFLNVWVLREYLELEMAVPAWKHDTERLIDDFIFICLLMGNDYIPRIPSLEIHEFAADLLIQVYKITFKEMGGYIVNTEKIEDKHAAYLDVSRLEKFLQALSLSEEKIFLKRFELRQKLLCRIQRQAAENKWKERNSDNVEESPDGSDPASKMVLTQGSTSTCISDKSDVEMNTAELWRNVDDILKDKDDLFKNGACSHDRIRLGSPGWKPRFYREKFSAETCIEIGRIQTEMVQKYLEGLCWVLQCYFSEVPSWNWYYPFNYAPFASDLKLLDQFKISFTMGKPLKPFDQLMAALPPEMHVLSCALPKCYSKLIGCKESIIQLFYPPELEIDADGKRFLSQGIAKLPFIDEKLLLSATKTVEKDLTVDEMVRNTIRQERIFLRNSNNLANAAAFVALSDDSQEKLPISTSDISGWLSPDVGAPNIFFNRLRAIKDDQTISAVFFNPEAVKPIPRLLDNVILPDKTVTESDIPKRPLWYTYPGARLPLVTRKPDNLWKASSPAMPKEEVKNGGTGWLGRGRGSVAAVAIAAETQQIGRSSCGREKGDAETLPQRSGGGGYGRGSHGVAATQSRGGRFDGGDGGAYSSRPGGAWAGGGSAVQREPTAWRPAGAWARGGGRGGGGGRSGQPRAW, encoded by the exons ATGGGAATACCTTCTTTCTTCAGTTGGCTCGTGTGCAAGTACCCAAACATCGTCTCCTCTGCCTACGAaagcgatgatgacgacgacgaagaagaaggcgaTGACACTGCCAAAGAAGAAAACAACAGCGCTGACAAAGAAGACGAACACGATGGcaaagaagaagatggtgagAAATCATCCGCGACCGGTTCCAGTGAGGAGCGCATCATCTTCGACAACCTCTACCTTGACATGAATGACATCATCCATACTTGCTCCAGCCCGAAAAACAGAAAG GTGATATTATCTGATGCAAATGTTCCTGGAGAAGGGGAGGACAAGATCATGTCTTTCATTCGTGCACAACAGAGCATGGAAAGCTATGATCCGAACACTCGTCATTGTATATATGGGCAT GATGCAGATCTGATTATGTTGGCTTTGGCGTCTCACGAAGTTCATATTTCGATCTTGCGGAAG AAACCACATTCAACAGGAGCAAGTCCCAAGGGCAGGCCACCCAATGAACCGCATCAG TTCCTAAACGTATGGGTTCTGAGAGAGTACTTGGAGCTTGAAATGGCGGTACCAGCTTGGAAACATGACACTGAGAGGCTAATAGATGACTTCATCTTTATTTGTTTATTGATGGGAAACGATTACATTCCACGGATTCCCTCACTTGAGATACATGAA TTCGCAGCTGATCTCCTCATTCAAGTGTACAAAATAACTTTCAAAGAAATGGGAGGTTAtattgtcaacacagaaaaa ATCGAAGATAAACATGCTGCGTACCTCGATGTCTCAAGGTTGGAGAAGTTCTTGCAGGCACTGTCCTTGAGTGAAGAGAAAATTTTCCTCAAAAGATTTGAACTGCGGCAG AAGTTGCTGTGCAGGATACAACGTCAAGCTGCAGAAAACAAATGGAAGGAAAGAAACTCTGACAATGTG GAAGAAAGCCCCGATGGCTCAGACCCAGCTTCGAAGATGGTTTTGACACAAGGCAGTACTTCTACTTGCATCTCTGATAAGTCCGAT GTTGAAATGAATACCGCAGAGCTCTGGAgaaatgtggatgatattctaaaAGATAAGGATGATCTTTTTAAAAATGGAGCCTGTAGCCATGACAGG ATAAGACTGGGCTCACCAGGATGGAAACCCCGATTCTACAGAGAGAAGTTTAGTGCTGAAACTTGTATCGAAATCGGAAGGATACAGACTGAAATG GTTCAGAAGTATTTAGAAGGATTATGTTGGGTGCTTCAATGCTACTTTTCCGAAGTACCGTCATGGAACTG GTACTACCCATTTAATTATGCTCCTTTCGCATCTGATCTCAAACTTCTGGATCAATTCAAGATATCTTTCACCATGGGAAAACCATTAAAACCATTTGACCAGCTAATGGCGGCTTTGCCACCAGAAATGCATGTCCTGTCATGTGCCCTTCCAAAATGTTACAGTAAATTAATAGGCTGCAAAGAGTCTATAATACAATTGTTCTATCCGCCAG AGCTTGAAATCGATGCAGACGGGAAACGTTTCTTGTCACAA GGTATTGCAAAGTTACCATTCATAGATGAGAAACTGCTGCTTTCAGCCACCAAAACGGTCGAGAAAGATCTGACG GTGGATGAGATGGTACGGAATACTATTCGGCAAGAGAGGATCTTTCTGAGGAACTCAAACAATCTGGCAAATGCTGCAGCATTTGTTGCACTGTCTGACGACTCGCAGGAAAAGCTTCCGATATCCACTAG TGATATCAGCGGATGGTTATCTCCAGATGTTGGTGCTCCAAATATCTTCTTTAACCGTTTACGGGCCATCAAAGACGACCAGACGAT ATCAGCAGTGTTTTTCAACCCCGAGGCAGTGAAGCCGATCCCCAGACTGCTGGACAATGTCATCCTACCTGACAAG ACGGTAACTGAATCTGACATTCCGAAGAGGCCGCTGTGGTACACGTACCCAGGCGCAAGGCTGCCGCTGGTCACCCGAAAGCCAGATAACCTGTGGAAGGCGAGCTCGCCGGCGATGccgaaggaggaggtgaagaacgGCGGAACGGGGTGGTTGGGTCGGGGCAGAGGAAGCGTCGCTGCCGTGGCCATCGCCGCCGAGACGCAGCAGATCGGGAGGAGCAGCTGCGGGAGGGAGAAAGGTGACGCCGAGACGCTGCCGcagaggagcggcggcggcggctacggGAGGGGTTCCCACGGGGTGGCCGCGACGCAGAGCCGAGGCGGCAGgttcgacggcggcgacggcggtgcGTACAGCTCCCGACCTGGAGGAGCTTGGGCAGGAGGCGGCAGTGCGGTGCAGAGGGAGCCGACAGCGTGGCGGCCGGCGGGGGCGTGGGCGAGAGGAGGCGgccgtggcggtggcggtggcaggAGCGGGCAGCCCCGTGCTTGGTAG
- the LOC127294291 gene encoding 5'-3' exoribonuclease 3 isoform X1, translated as MGIPSFFSWLVCKYPNIVSSAYESDDDDDEEEGDDTAKEENNSADKEDEHDGKEEDGEKSSATGSSEERIIFDNLYLDMNDIIHTCSSPKNRKFLSHMVDYIDFLFWIVRPRRLLYLAVDGVAPLAKMNKLRQGYFKTTKDDTDSEVEAKLLTDIFKAQGKEVEPRETYEFQDPTVIMPGTKFMETISGALEYYIRRRISTDPWWKDIKVILSDANVPGEGEDKIMSFIRAQQSMESYDPNTRHCIYGHDADLIMLALASHEVHISILRKKPHSTGASPKGRPPNEPHQFLNVWVLREYLELEMAVPAWKHDTERLIDDFIFICLLMGNDYIPRIPSLEIHEFAADLLIQVYKITFKEMGGYIVNTEKIEDKHAAYLDVSRLEKFLQALSLSEEKIFLKRFELRQKLLCRIQRQAAENKWKERNSDNVEESPDGSDPASKMVLTQGSTSTCISDKSDVEMNTAELWRNVDDILKDKDDLFKNGACSHDRIRLGSPGWKPRFYREKFSAETCIEIGRIQTEMVQKYLEGLCWVLQCYFSEVPSWNWYYPFNYAPFASDLKLLDQFKISFTMGKPLKPFDQLMAALPPEMHVLSCALPKCYSKLIGCKESIIQLFYPPELEIDADGKRFLSQGIAKLPFIDEKLLLSATKTVEKDLTVDEMVRNTIRQERIFLRNSNNLANAAAFVALSDDSQEKLPISTSDISGWLSPDVGAPNIFFNRLRAIKDDQTISAVFFNPEAVKPIPRLLDNVILPDKTVTESDIPKRPLWYTYPGARLPLVTRKPDNLWKASSPAMPKEEVKNGGTGWLGRGRGSVAAVAIAAETQQIGRSSCGREKGDAETLPQRSGGGGYGRGSHGVAATQSRGGRFDGGDGGAYSSRPGGAWAGGGSAVQREPTAWRPAGAWARGGGRGGGGGRSGQPRAW; from the exons ATGGGAATACCTTCTTTCTTCAGTTGGCTCGTGTGCAAGTACCCAAACATCGTCTCCTCTGCCTACGAaagcgatgatgacgacgacgaagaagaaggcgaTGACACTGCCAAAGAAGAAAACAACAGCGCTGACAAAGAAGACGAACACGATGGcaaagaagaagatggtgagAAATCATCCGCGACCGGTTCCAGTGAGGAGCGCATCATCTTCGACAACCTCTACCTTGACATGAATGACATCATCCATACTTGCTCCAGCCCGAAAAACAGAAAG TTTTTGTCGCACATGGTTGATTACATAGATTTCTTGTTCTGGATCGTCAGGCCGAGGAGGCTCCTTTACTTGGCAGTTG ATGGTGTTGCCCCTCTCGCCAAAATGAACAAGCTGCGACAGGGTTACTTCAAAACTACCAAGGATGATACAGATTCG GAGGTTGAAGCGAAGCTCTTGACAGACATATTCAAAGCTCAAGGGAAGGAGGTGGAACCGCGAGAGACATACGAGTTTCAAGATCCTACTGTCATCATGCCAGGCACAAAATTCATGGAGACAATATCAGGAGCATTGGAGTACTACATCCGCCGTCGAATCAGTACTGATCCCTGGTGGAAAGACATCAAG GTGATATTATCTGATGCAAATGTTCCTGGAGAAGGGGAGGACAAGATCATGTCTTTCATTCGTGCACAACAGAGCATGGAAAGCTATGATCCGAACACTCGTCATTGTATATATGGGCAT GATGCAGATCTGATTATGTTGGCTTTGGCGTCTCACGAAGTTCATATTTCGATCTTGCGGAAG AAACCACATTCAACAGGAGCAAGTCCCAAGGGCAGGCCACCCAATGAACCGCATCAG TTCCTAAACGTATGGGTTCTGAGAGAGTACTTGGAGCTTGAAATGGCGGTACCAGCTTGGAAACATGACACTGAGAGGCTAATAGATGACTTCATCTTTATTTGTTTATTGATGGGAAACGATTACATTCCACGGATTCCCTCACTTGAGATACATGAA TTCGCAGCTGATCTCCTCATTCAAGTGTACAAAATAACTTTCAAAGAAATGGGAGGTTAtattgtcaacacagaaaaa ATCGAAGATAAACATGCTGCGTACCTCGATGTCTCAAGGTTGGAGAAGTTCTTGCAGGCACTGTCCTTGAGTGAAGAGAAAATTTTCCTCAAAAGATTTGAACTGCGGCAG AAGTTGCTGTGCAGGATACAACGTCAAGCTGCAGAAAACAAATGGAAGGAAAGAAACTCTGACAATGTG GAAGAAAGCCCCGATGGCTCAGACCCAGCTTCGAAGATGGTTTTGACACAAGGCAGTACTTCTACTTGCATCTCTGATAAGTCCGAT GTTGAAATGAATACCGCAGAGCTCTGGAgaaatgtggatgatattctaaaAGATAAGGATGATCTTTTTAAAAATGGAGCCTGTAGCCATGACAGG ATAAGACTGGGCTCACCAGGATGGAAACCCCGATTCTACAGAGAGAAGTTTAGTGCTGAAACTTGTATCGAAATCGGAAGGATACAGACTGAAATG GTTCAGAAGTATTTAGAAGGATTATGTTGGGTGCTTCAATGCTACTTTTCCGAAGTACCGTCATGGAACTG GTACTACCCATTTAATTATGCTCCTTTCGCATCTGATCTCAAACTTCTGGATCAATTCAAGATATCTTTCACCATGGGAAAACCATTAAAACCATTTGACCAGCTAATGGCGGCTTTGCCACCAGAAATGCATGTCCTGTCATGTGCCCTTCCAAAATGTTACAGTAAATTAATAGGCTGCAAAGAGTCTATAATACAATTGTTCTATCCGCCAG AGCTTGAAATCGATGCAGACGGGAAACGTTTCTTGTCACAA GGTATTGCAAAGTTACCATTCATAGATGAGAAACTGCTGCTTTCAGCCACCAAAACGGTCGAGAAAGATCTGACG GTGGATGAGATGGTACGGAATACTATTCGGCAAGAGAGGATCTTTCTGAGGAACTCAAACAATCTGGCAAATGCTGCAGCATTTGTTGCACTGTCTGACGACTCGCAGGAAAAGCTTCCGATATCCACTAG TGATATCAGCGGATGGTTATCTCCAGATGTTGGTGCTCCAAATATCTTCTTTAACCGTTTACGGGCCATCAAAGACGACCAGACGAT ATCAGCAGTGTTTTTCAACCCCGAGGCAGTGAAGCCGATCCCCAGACTGCTGGACAATGTCATCCTACCTGACAAG ACGGTAACTGAATCTGACATTCCGAAGAGGCCGCTGTGGTACACGTACCCAGGCGCAAGGCTGCCGCTGGTCACCCGAAAGCCAGATAACCTGTGGAAGGCGAGCTCGCCGGCGATGccgaaggaggaggtgaagaacgGCGGAACGGGGTGGTTGGGTCGGGGCAGAGGAAGCGTCGCTGCCGTGGCCATCGCCGCCGAGACGCAGCAGATCGGGAGGAGCAGCTGCGGGAGGGAGAAAGGTGACGCCGAGACGCTGCCGcagaggagcggcggcggcggctacggGAGGGGTTCCCACGGGGTGGCCGCGACGCAGAGCCGAGGCGGCAGgttcgacggcggcgacggcggtgcGTACAGCTCCCGACCTGGAGGAGCTTGGGCAGGAGGCGGCAGTGCGGTGCAGAGGGAGCCGACAGCGTGGCGGCCGGCGGGGGCGTGGGCGAGAGGAGGCGgccgtggcggtggcggtggcaggAGCGGGCAGCCCCGTGCTTGGTAG
- the LOC127294291 gene encoding 5'-3' exoribonuclease 3 isoform X3, with protein MNKLRQGYFKTTKDDTDSEVEAKLLTDIFKAQGKEVEPRETYEFQDPTVIMPGTKFMETISGALEYYIRRRISTDPWWKDIKVILSDANVPGEGEDKIMSFIRAQQSMESYDPNTRHCIYGHDADLIMLALASHEVHISILRKKPHSTGASPKGRPPNEPHQFLNVWVLREYLELEMAVPAWKHDTERLIDDFIFICLLMGNDYIPRIPSLEIHEFAADLLIQVYKITFKEMGGYIVNTEKIEDKHAAYLDVSRLEKFLQALSLSEEKIFLKRFELRQKLLCRIQRQAAENKWKERNSDNVEESPDGSDPASKMVLTQGSTSTCISDKSDVEMNTAELWRNVDDILKDKDDLFKNGACSHDRIRLGSPGWKPRFYREKFSAETCIEIGRIQTEMVQKYLEGLCWVLQCYFSEVPSWNWYYPFNYAPFASDLKLLDQFKISFTMGKPLKPFDQLMAALPPEMHVLSCALPKCYSKLIGCKESIIQLFYPPELEIDADGKRFLSQGIAKLPFIDEKLLLSATKTVEKDLTVDEMVRNTIRQERIFLRNSNNLANAAAFVALSDDSQEKLPISTSDISGWLSPDVGAPNIFFNRLRAIKDDQTISAVFFNPEAVKPIPRLLDNVILPDKTVTESDIPKRPLWYTYPGARLPLVTRKPDNLWKASSPAMPKEEVKNGGTGWLGRGRGSVAAVAIAAETQQIGRSSCGREKGDAETLPQRSGGGGYGRGSHGVAATQSRGGRFDGGDGGAYSSRPGGAWAGGGSAVQREPTAWRPAGAWARGGGRGGGGGRSGQPRAW; from the exons ATGAACAAGCTGCGACAGGGTTACTTCAAAACTACCAAGGATGATACAGATTCG GAGGTTGAAGCGAAGCTCTTGACAGACATATTCAAAGCTCAAGGGAAGGAGGTGGAACCGCGAGAGACATACGAGTTTCAAGATCCTACTGTCATCATGCCAGGCACAAAATTCATGGAGACAATATCAGGAGCATTGGAGTACTACATCCGCCGTCGAATCAGTACTGATCCCTGGTGGAAAGACATCAAG GTGATATTATCTGATGCAAATGTTCCTGGAGAAGGGGAGGACAAGATCATGTCTTTCATTCGTGCACAACAGAGCATGGAAAGCTATGATCCGAACACTCGTCATTGTATATATGGGCAT GATGCAGATCTGATTATGTTGGCTTTGGCGTCTCACGAAGTTCATATTTCGATCTTGCGGAAG AAACCACATTCAACAGGAGCAAGTCCCAAGGGCAGGCCACCCAATGAACCGCATCAG TTCCTAAACGTATGGGTTCTGAGAGAGTACTTGGAGCTTGAAATGGCGGTACCAGCTTGGAAACATGACACTGAGAGGCTAATAGATGACTTCATCTTTATTTGTTTATTGATGGGAAACGATTACATTCCACGGATTCCCTCACTTGAGATACATGAA TTCGCAGCTGATCTCCTCATTCAAGTGTACAAAATAACTTTCAAAGAAATGGGAGGTTAtattgtcaacacagaaaaa ATCGAAGATAAACATGCTGCGTACCTCGATGTCTCAAGGTTGGAGAAGTTCTTGCAGGCACTGTCCTTGAGTGAAGAGAAAATTTTCCTCAAAAGATTTGAACTGCGGCAG AAGTTGCTGTGCAGGATACAACGTCAAGCTGCAGAAAACAAATGGAAGGAAAGAAACTCTGACAATGTG GAAGAAAGCCCCGATGGCTCAGACCCAGCTTCGAAGATGGTTTTGACACAAGGCAGTACTTCTACTTGCATCTCTGATAAGTCCGAT GTTGAAATGAATACCGCAGAGCTCTGGAgaaatgtggatgatattctaaaAGATAAGGATGATCTTTTTAAAAATGGAGCCTGTAGCCATGACAGG ATAAGACTGGGCTCACCAGGATGGAAACCCCGATTCTACAGAGAGAAGTTTAGTGCTGAAACTTGTATCGAAATCGGAAGGATACAGACTGAAATG GTTCAGAAGTATTTAGAAGGATTATGTTGGGTGCTTCAATGCTACTTTTCCGAAGTACCGTCATGGAACTG GTACTACCCATTTAATTATGCTCCTTTCGCATCTGATCTCAAACTTCTGGATCAATTCAAGATATCTTTCACCATGGGAAAACCATTAAAACCATTTGACCAGCTAATGGCGGCTTTGCCACCAGAAATGCATGTCCTGTCATGTGCCCTTCCAAAATGTTACAGTAAATTAATAGGCTGCAAAGAGTCTATAATACAATTGTTCTATCCGCCAG AGCTTGAAATCGATGCAGACGGGAAACGTTTCTTGTCACAA GGTATTGCAAAGTTACCATTCATAGATGAGAAACTGCTGCTTTCAGCCACCAAAACGGTCGAGAAAGATCTGACG GTGGATGAGATGGTACGGAATACTATTCGGCAAGAGAGGATCTTTCTGAGGAACTCAAACAATCTGGCAAATGCTGCAGCATTTGTTGCACTGTCTGACGACTCGCAGGAAAAGCTTCCGATATCCACTAG TGATATCAGCGGATGGTTATCTCCAGATGTTGGTGCTCCAAATATCTTCTTTAACCGTTTACGGGCCATCAAAGACGACCAGACGAT ATCAGCAGTGTTTTTCAACCCCGAGGCAGTGAAGCCGATCCCCAGACTGCTGGACAATGTCATCCTACCTGACAAG ACGGTAACTGAATCTGACATTCCGAAGAGGCCGCTGTGGTACACGTACCCAGGCGCAAGGCTGCCGCTGGTCACCCGAAAGCCAGATAACCTGTGGAAGGCGAGCTCGCCGGCGATGccgaaggaggaggtgaagaacgGCGGAACGGGGTGGTTGGGTCGGGGCAGAGGAAGCGTCGCTGCCGTGGCCATCGCCGCCGAGACGCAGCAGATCGGGAGGAGCAGCTGCGGGAGGGAGAAAGGTGACGCCGAGACGCTGCCGcagaggagcggcggcggcggctacggGAGGGGTTCCCACGGGGTGGCCGCGACGCAGAGCCGAGGCGGCAGgttcgacggcggcgacggcggtgcGTACAGCTCCCGACCTGGAGGAGCTTGGGCAGGAGGCGGCAGTGCGGTGCAGAGGGAGCCGACAGCGTGGCGGCCGGCGGGGGCGTGGGCGAGAGGAGGCGgccgtggcggtggcggtggcaggAGCGGGCAGCCCCGTGCTTGGTAG